The window TGGTGGACATTTAATGGAAAATTTAGTGGAAAATTTTATAATTCAAGCAGGTTTTCAAATTAATAAAGATTATTTTAAAGAGATGTATGCAAGCGATATTGAATTAAAGTGAAATATTGACTTATCTTTATTATCAAATAACGGATTAATTGATAAGCGTTTTGATTATTTTATAAAAACAAACAAACAAATTTATTTAATTGAAACTAATTTTTACTCATCTGGTGGTTCTAAATTAAATGAAATAGCAAGAAGCTATAAACAGATGGCATCTGAAATAAACCAGATTAAAAAAGTTACATTTGTGTGATTTACAGATGGAAAAGGTTGAAAAAGTTCAAGACGAGGTTTACAAGAAGCTTTTGAATCAATTAAAAATATTTACAATATCAACGATTTAAAAAATGGAATAATAAAAAATTCTCTTAAATAATATAAAATCAAACCAAATAAATACATATTATTTTATTGCATCATAGCAAACTGCTATGATTTTTTATTTTAAACAAAGCTTATTAAATAAAATACAATACAACAATTAACAAGACATATTAATGTCAATTGTTTTTTGTAAATTTGAAACTCTTTTATTTTGTGTATATTTTAGAATTAAAAATTAACATTAGTCTAAATGTTAATTTATTATTTTAAGTATTTTTTTCAAACGTCAAAAGGCTTTAATTTGTTTAAAAATTTTAAACATTGTGTTAGATGCTCTTTATCTTCATTGTAGCTTAAAATATTATAAGCTTCTGTAGTTTTTACTCACTTAGCATCATTAATTTCTTCTTCTTGTTTAGTAATATTTTTGTGAGTAGGTATTCCTATGAAATAAACAACTTCTTTAGGGGTATTATCATAAATAATATAATTACTTACTAATCTTATTTGATCGGTTGCAAATGGAATTGCATCAATCCCTGTTTCTTCTCAAACTTCACGTATTGCAGTTTGTTCTTCTGTTTCATTATTTTCAACATGACCCTTTGGAAAACCTCAATGTGTTTTTTGGTCAATTACAAGCACTAAAGTTTTGTCTTTTTGTAAATCAAATAAAATAAGTCCACAAGATTTTTCTTTTTTCATTTTTTCTCCAAATTATAAAAAAAATGGCGATCACGAGGGGAATTGAACCCATGACAACAAACTTAGGAGGTTTGTGCTCTATCCTACTGAGCTACGTGACCACGTATTTTTCTTAAATTAATTAATGTATAATAATTTTATTATTAAAATAACAATTGAGTTACTTTTTTGTTATAATCTATGAATTATGGAGATATTTTTAAAAATAGGTGATGTTTTTGGTTGATTTGCAGCAATTGTAACTGTTTTTTTAGGTTTACCTCAATTAATTAAATTATTAAAAGAAAAAAGTGTAGGAAAAGTTAAATTTGTAAGTTTTTGAATATTTTATTGAGGTTTATTTGCTTGAATTTTATTTGGTACTTTTTTACCAGGTGGATTGATACAAGTAGCTTTTGCAAACTTATTGTGTATTTTTATATATTCTGCTGTTATTTTTTGTTTATATTATTATGATAAAACTATAGGTCAAAAGAAAAATAATAAAGAATTGATACTAACTAATGTAACAGTAATTTTGGGAATTTTTTGCGTATTATCAACGATCATCACAATATATGGAATTATTCCTAATACTCCAAAAATTCATAATAAAATAGTACAAACTATTTTAGGTATTATAGTTCCTTCATTTACTTGTTTAGCTTTTATGCCGCAGGTTCTATACAGTTTTAAAACCAAAAATTTTGCTGGAATCAGTGTTTATATGATTTTAATGTTTATTTTAAATAATATTTTTTGAATTATATATTGAGTGTCAAGATTAGTAGACAATAATAATTATGCACTTGATATATCTTTAGGTTGACAAATCTTTAGTTTAATAATATTTAGTGTTCAAATCATATTTACAATTCAGTATTATGTGAAGTTAAAAAAAGCAAAATAAAAAGCCAATTGGCTTTTTTAATTATCAAATTTTTACTCTTTTTTGAGGTGAAATATACATTTTATCCGTTTCTTTAATGTCAAATTCTTGATAAAATTCATCCATATTTGCGAGTTGTATATTTGCTCTTAATTTGGTAAGTGAATGAACATCAGTAAGCAATAGTAACTCTGCATATTTTGGTAAATATTTAGCTCTTCAAATTGTTGCATAATTAATCATAAATTCTTTAGCATTAAAATCTTTTTGCATTTTAGCAGATTCAAAAGCACATGCAACACCACCACAATCAGCTATGTTTTCTGAAACGGTTAATTTTCCATTACTGATTCCGTATTCGGTTTCAATACCATCAAATAAGTTAATCATTTTCTGTTCTTTTTCTTTTAGATTTTCATAATCTTTAGAAGTTCATCAGTTTTTAATATTTCCATTTTCATCAAAATTAGCACCATTATTATCAAAACCATGTGAAATTTCATGAGCCATTACAGTACCTATTCCACCGAAATTTTTTGATGATGATTGATTTATTGAATAAAATGGAGCTTGTAAAATAGCAGCAGGGAAAACAATTTTATTATCTGTAGGTGAATAATATGCATTAATTACAGCTGGTGACATACTTCACATAGTTTTGTCTTTAGTTTTTAAATATTTATTTCAATTTTCTTCTAAAACTAATTTTCTAAAATTTATAATATTTTCCACTAAATTTGAACCATCTTCATATGTTTTAGTAAACATTAAGTCATAATAATGATTGATTTTATCTGGATAACCTACATATGCTTTAAAACTTGAAAGTTTCTTTTGAGCTTGAACAATTGTATCTTTGGAAAGTCATGTATTTTCTGATAATCTTTTTTTATAAACTTTAATCATTTCACTGACCATATTTTCAACATCTTTTTTTGCTTTAGCACCAAAATATGTTTCACCATAGAATTTACCAAACACCATATTAAATTGTGATAAAGCTAAATTTCTAGCTGATAATTCTTTTTTAGTTGCTTCTTTTACACCTGTAAATCCACGACTAAATTCTCCAGCTAAAATTCTAATTTCATCAGTTAAAAAAGGAGCAAAATTATAAATTGCATGAATTAGCAGTCTTGCTTTATAATTTTCAAATGATTCTTTTGTAAAGATTTTGTCAAAGTTTTTGAAAAAGTCAGGATAAATAACATTAGCAAATTCTATTTTATTTTTTAAAATGTTTTCAAATACTGAAATAATATCTACACTTTTAACTTGATTCTTAATTTCTTCTTTTGACATAATGTTTGCTATGTTTAAAATTTCAGCACTAAATTCAGGACTTGGTGTGTATTTTCACAATGATTCATCAAAAGTTAAAGCTTGCTGAATTAATTTGTCACTTTCTGTATCTGAATAGTTAAATTTTTCTAAAAGTTTTTTAGTAGTTTGTTTAAATAAATAATATAATGATGCTTTTTTCTCTTCATTTTCATACATATTTTTAGCAGGTAAAATTGTAGATGGGTTATCAATATATAAAATTTCTTGTTCAGAATTTCTTAAATTTGTATATATTTCCATTTCGATAGGAACATATAAACCAATATATAACATCTTTTGATAATTTTGAAAGACATCTTCAAAAGATGTGAAAGTTTTAATAAAATCTAAAATATGTTGAATAGGTTGAGTAGCTAATTGTGTTCTTTTAGTTCAATTATTAGCCATTTGATATAGTTTAACCATTTCAACTAATTTTGGATAATGAGATGGAATTTCACTTAAATTTTGAGACCATTTATCAATAAGTTCTTCTTGCAGTTTTTCCATTTGTTCGTGTAGAATCATAAATGTACCAGTAGAAGTTTTGTCAGCTCTTATTGTAGCTGATTTTAATCATTCACCATTTATTGCTTCATAAAAATCATCTTTTAATAATTGTTTATCCATTATTTGCTCCTGTTATTTTATCTTTAATTAATTCTTTTGCTTTTGATAATTCAACACTAAAGAATGTAGTAACACCACGATTTTGCATTGTTGCACCGTATAATTTATCAACTCTTTCCATTGTTCCTTGTCTATGAGTAATAACAATAAACTGAGTATCTTGTTTTAATTTGTGTAAAAATTCAGCAAATCTTATTACATTAGCTTCATCTAATGCTGCTTCTACTTCATCTAGGATACATAAAGGAAGTGGTTTAGCTTTTAGGATACTAAATAGTAAACTTATTGCAATTAGAGCTTTTTCTCCACCACTAAATAGTTTTAAATTTTTAACTGATTTACCTGGAGGTTGAGCAATTATATCTAAACCAGTTTCTAATAAATTGTTTGGATCTGTATATTTAATTTCAGCCATCCCACCACCAAACATTTTATTAAATACAAATTTAAATTCGTTATTAACTAATTCCACAGTATTAGTAATTTTTTCGATGATAATTTTATCCATTTCCTCGATAGCTTTTTCGATGATATTTTTAGCATCAGTTAATTCTTTTTGTGATTCACTTACTTTATCATAACGTTGTTGAGTTTGAGTTAGTTCTTCAATACTGTCAATATTTACATTACCTAACTCTTTTAGTTCTATTTTTAAGTTTTGAACAATTTTTTTAGCAGAAGAATAATCTATATCTGGATTGTAATAAAGTTCTTTTGCATTTTCATATAGAAGTGAATATTGTTCACTTAAACGTTTATTAGCTTGTTCAATTACTGAATTTGCTTTAGTTTGTTGAACTAAATATTTTTCACGTACAGACATAGCTTCACGATAATTTGCATTTATATCTGATTTTTGGTCAATAAGTGCATCTATACTAATATTAATTTCTTTTAGTTTTTGATTTTTTGAATTTAGTATTGCTAAAGTTGAATCTCTTTCTGAAATATAAGTCTCAATTGTTTGACTAAAATCAATATTTTCTTCTAGTGTTACTTTTTTATTAGTTTGAGTTTCATATTGATTTTTTAGTTCATCAAATTCATTTACAGCTTCTTGTTGTTTTTGTTTAATTGCTGATAATTGAACAGAAAGTTCTCTATTATTGGTTGTCATTTGCTCTTTTTGAAATTGTAAATCATCACGAGTTTTAGTTAGTTCATTAATTTTTGAAGTTATTTGTGGAATTAAATCTTCTAATTCTTGAATTTTTTTATCTAGTTCAAATGTATTTGATTGTTGGGCACTTTGTCCTCCAGTTATAATTCCACCCACTCTTATAATATCTCCATCTAAAGTTACTATCATATATTTTTTTTCTAATAGTTTTGATAGTCTATTAGCTTCATCGATATTGTTTGTGATTAATATATTACCTAATAAAAATTGTCTTAAAGTATCAAATTCTTTTTTAGTTTTAATAAGGTTACTTAAAACACCAATGAAACCTTCTTGAGTTTGAGCAACGATTAAATGTTCTTCTCTAATGTTTCTTGGTCTTATTGATGATAAAGGAATAAATGTGGCTCTTCCAGCTTTGTTATTTTTTAAAAATTCCACAGCACTTACAGCGGTTTCAGGAACATCAACTACAATATTTTGTAAAGCGCTTGCTAATACTGTTTCCACTGCTAAAGTATATTCTTGTGGTACTTCTAATAAATCAGAAACAATTCCTTTATATCCTTTAAATAATGAAGAATTTTCGACAATTGTTTTAGTTCCTTTAGTTAATGTTAATTTATTATCTCTAATGTCTTTAAATTGCTCTAATCTAGCATTTAGTTTTGAACGATTGTCGTATTGAGCACTTAGATTTTTGTTTAATTCAAATAATTTTTTATGAATTTCAGTATTTTTTTCAGATAAATTTTGAATTTGCAGATTTGCTTGATTTTCAAATTGTTTATAAGAAGCAATAATTGCATTTAATTCTTCTAATCTATCTTTAATTGTGTCTAATTTTTCAGTTAAAGAAACTTGAATTTTACCTGATAAAATTCATTCTCTTTGTTGTCTATCTTGAATGGATCTAACTTGTAAGTTATTAATTTGTTCATTTAAAGAACTTATTTTTTTGTTAAAATCAGCAATATCTTTGTCTAATTCTCTTCTTTGTTGTGCTACTAACTCTAGTTGAGATTCCACTGTTTGTAAGTTATCATTTAAATTAGCAATAACACTATCAACATCACCATATTCATTTTTTAAGTTATTAATAATTTCTGTAGATTCATTTAATTCATGAACTAATAGAGCAACTTCTACTTCTTTTAGTTGTGAATTTTTGTCCATAAAAATTTTCGCTTTTTCAGCTTGTTTTTTTAGTGGTTTTAATTGTCTATCTAGTTCATCTACTAATGTTGTAATATTCACTAATGCTTCATTAGTTTTTTCTAATTTTTTTTGTGCTTCTAATTTTCTTACTTTATACATATTAGTTCCAGCAGCTTCTTCAAAAAATTCACGTCTTCTTTCGGGTGTTGCTTCTGCTACATCACTAATAGTTCCTTGACTTATAATAGCTAATGAAGATTTAGAAATTCCACTTTGCATTGCAATTTCTTTAATATCTTTCATTCTTGCTACTTCCCCATTTATATAGTATTCATTTGAACCTTTACCACGATATAAAACTCTAGAAATGGTAAATTTATCATGAGGAATAGATACCTCATGATCTGAATTATCAAATGTTAAAATTACTTCAGCTTTATCCATTTCTTTTTCAGTTTCTGAACCACTGAAAATAACATCTTCCATACTATCTCCACGTAGAGCTTTTGAAGATGATTCACCTAGTACTCATTTAATTGCATCATTTATGTTACTTTTTCCACTACCATTAGGACCTACAATAGCAACTATTTCACCATTAAATTTTAGATTTACTTTATCTGCAAATGATTTGAATCCATATGCTTGAACTTCTATTAATTTCATATTCCTCCTAAATATTTAGGTTTTTTAAAGCGTTTTGTGCAGCATTTTCTTCTGCTTCTTTTTTATTTTTACCTAATCCTACACCATATTTTGTTTTATTATAAATTACAGTAGAAATAAAGCCATCTTGATGTTTTTTAGTTTCATAACTTACTGATAAATCATTAGATTGAATAAATTCCTGAAAAAGAGTTTTTGCGTCTTTATTTTCTTTATTAACGTAATATTCTACATCAGCAAAAATGGTTTTATTTAAAACTTGTTCTACAGCTTTCATACCTAGTGATAAATATATAGCTGCAATAAAACTTTCAAACAGATCCGCATAAACTTTTTTAGAATTTTGTAATTGATTTATTGCACCCATTGAAGCTTTTAATAGTGAAAATAAATCGTATTTTTGTGATATTTTGGCTAAATTTTCTGTTTTAACTAAAGTTGATCTTAAAGTTGTTGCATGACCTTCATCTATATTATTGTATTTTAAAAATAAGTATTCAGACACCTTGAATTGTAAAATAGCATCTCCTAAATATTCATTTAATTCATAACTTTTATATTGTCTATGTTCATTTGCAAAAGTTGAGTGAGTAAATGAGATTTCAAAAAAATGAAAATTAGTTAAATTGTTTGTGTTGATGTTGAATTTGTGTAAAATATCTAGTAATTTTTGATTAAAATCGTTATTCATTATTATCCTCAATTTCAGCTAAATATTTTTGCATTTTATTTATTGTTCGTGCTTCGATTATTTGTTTTAGTTGATTTAATGCACTATAAAAAGCATCTTCATTGCTTCTTCCGTGTGCTTTTGCAACAATTTTATCAAAACCAATGATCGTAGCAGCTCCTATTTTTTTATAATCAAATTTATTTTTAATTATTTTTAATTGTTTTTTCAATAATAATGCTGCAATTTTAGTAATAAATGATGACATAAAAGCATTTTTTAATAAAGTAAATAAAGTAGAATAAGCACCTTCCATACTTTTTAATAAAATATTTCCTGCATAACCATCTGAAATCACAATATCAATATCATCTTTTAAAATATTATTAGGTTCAATAAATCCACTATATTTAAATAAATTATTGCTATTTTTTAAAATTTGATGAGCCTCTTGTTGTATAGTAGGACCTTTATATTCTTCAGTTCCAATGTTTAAAAGAGCTAATTTTGGTGTTTGTTCATTTAAAAGTGATTTATAAAAAATAGTAGCTATTTTTGATCATTGTATTAAATATTCAGTTTTTGTTTCAGTGTTTGCACCAACATCTAATAGTAAAAATTGCTTTCCAGATTGTTTAGGTATTAAAGGCATAAATGCAGGTCTAGATATTCCTTGTAATCTTTTTAGTTTTAAAGTTGTGATAGTGACTAGAGATCCTGAATCTCCACTACTTAATAGTGCATCAACATCGTTTTGTTTAGTAAATTCAACTGCATCTAACATCGATGAAGGCTGTTTTAAGACATCTCTTATATTACTAGTTTTAGTTACAACTGATGGTGAGTGCTTAAAAATAATATTGTGAGGTAAATTTATATTTAGTTGTTTTAGATCATTATTATTACCAAATAAAATTAAAGTATAATTTGGATTTTCAAAAGCTCATTTATATGCAGCTTTGATTGCATTTTGAGAACCATTTTCATTATTTAGTGTGTCAACAACAATTGTTTTCATATTTTATTCAATAGCAATATAGTATGGATATAATGCTTGTCCTCCGTTGTTGATTTCAACTTCAACATCAAAATTTACTTGGATATATTCTTGAAGTTCATATGCATCTGCTTCACTTGCATCTTGACCATAATAAATAGTAACTATTTCGCTAGTATCATCAATTAATTCATCAAAAAGGGCTTTTGCAGCATCATTTTGATTTGTATGAGTTGATAATACTTTACCTTTAGTTAGAGATAAATATTGACCTTTTTTAATTCTTACACCATTAATTCTTGTGTCTTTAACTGCATAAGTAACTTCCGCACTTTTAATAGATTTTACTGCATCTTTCATATTTAGTTCGTTATCTTCTGGACTAGAATCTTCATTAAAGTTTAAAAGTGCTGAGATACCTTCTACTTGTGTTTTGGTAGGAATAATAACAACATTTTTCTTTTTACCTGAAATTTGTGAAGCTTGTTGCGCAGATAGTGTTATGTTTGAATTATTAGGTAAAATAAAAATTGTTTTGGCATTAATTTTATTAATTGCAGAAACAATATCAGCAGTAGAAGGATTATTAGTTTGTCCTCCTTCGATTATGAAGTGAGCACCAAGTGATTTAACCATATTGATAATACCTTCACCACTATTACATGTTATTAATCCACAATTTACATTAACTATTTGATTATTAGCATCTTCTTTGTTATCAGTTGTTTTTTGTTGTTCTTTTAATTTGCTTGTATTTTGTTTAGAATTATTTGCTTGTTGTGTCATATTTTCAATTTTGATTTTTGCAAATTCCCCTAGTGTTTGAACTGAATTTAAAACAGTTCCTGGTTTTAGTGCATGAATATGTACTTTTAAAAAATTATTATCATGTACTACAACAATACTTGATCCTAATTTTTCTAATTTTTTTACCAAGTATTCTCTATCAAATTTATTAGGTTTATTTAAATCAATAATAAATTCAGTACAGTATCCAAACTCACCTTCAAATACTTCAGTATCATTTATAAATCTATTAATATATTCATCAGTATCTACTATCTCTACAGGTTGATTTTGGAAATATAGACTCATTCCTTCAATGACTTTCACAAGTCCAAATCCACCACTATCAACAACTCCCACTTCTTTTAATATAGGTAATAAATTGGGAGTTTTTT is drawn from Mycoplasma miroungirhinis and contains these coding sequences:
- a CDS encoding type II restriction endonuclease — its product is MNRVFDDWLNSFRESISDYEYYVDFKKIYKNVDEIKIELNILNSLIGSKNIQKDFLNLVNKYPEILKCIPILIAVRTNDIFILDNHKEFNFSFNKMNYSPLEYLTFMQKIGLFELMETRKISNLYDYVLGIEVGLDSNARKNRGGHLMENLVENFIIQAGFQINKDYFKEMYASDIELKWNIDLSLLSNNGLIDKRFDYFIKTNKQIYLIETNFYSSGGSKLNEIARSYKQMASEINQIKKVTFVWFTDGKGWKSSRRGLQEAFESIKNIYNINDLKNGIIKNSLK
- a CDS encoding bis(5'-nucleosyl)-tetraphosphatase, translating into MKKEKSCGLILFDLQKDKTLVLVIDQKTHWGFPKGHVENNETEEQTAIREVWEETGIDAIPFATDQIRLVSNYIIYDNTPKEVVYFIGIPTHKNITKQEEEINDAKWVKTTEAYNILSYNEDKEHLTQCLKFLNKLKPFDVWKKYLK
- a CDS encoding PQ-loop domain-containing transporter; translated protein: MEIFLKIGDVFGWFAAIVTVFLGLPQLIKLLKEKSVGKVKFVSFWIFYWGLFAWILFGTFLPGGLIQVAFANLLCIFIYSAVIFCLYYYDKTIGQKKNNKELILTNVTVILGIFCVLSTIITIYGIIPNTPKIHNKIVQTILGIIVPSFTCLAFMPQVLYSFKTKNFAGISVYMILMFILNNIFWIIYWVSRLVDNNNYALDISLGWQIFSLIIFSVQIIFTIQYYVKLKKAK
- a CDS encoding M13 family metallopeptidase, translating into MDKQLLKDDFYEAINGEWLKSATIRADKTSTGTFMILHEQMEKLQEELIDKWSQNLSEIPSHYPKLVEMVKLYQMANNWTKRTQLATQPIQHILDFIKTFTSFEDVFQNYQKMLYIGLYVPIEMEIYTNLRNSEQEILYIDNPSTILPAKNMYENEEKKASLYYLFKQTTKKLLEKFNYSDTESDKLIQQALTFDESLWKYTPSPEFSAEILNIANIMSKEEIKNQVKSVDIISVFENILKNKIEFANVIYPDFFKNFDKIFTKESFENYKARLLIHAIYNFAPFLTDEIRILAGEFSRGFTGVKEATKKELSARNLALSQFNMVFGKFYGETYFGAKAKKDVENMVSEMIKVYKKRLSENTWLSKDTIVQAQKKLSSFKAYVGYPDKINHYYDLMFTKTYEDGSNLVENIINFRKLVLEENWNKYLKTKDKTMWSMSPAVINAYYSPTDNKIVFPAAILQAPFYSINQSSSKNFGGIGTVMAHEISHGFDNNGANFDENGNIKNWWTSKDYENLKEKEQKMINLFDGIETEYGISNGKLTVSENIADCGGVACAFESAKMQKDFNAKEFMINYATIWRAKYLPKYAELLLLTDVHSLTKLRANIQLANMDEFYQEFDIKETDKMYISPQKRVKIW
- a CDS encoding AAA family ATPase, with protein sequence MKLIEVQAYGFKSFADKVNLKFNGEIVAIVGPNGSGKSNINDAIKWVLGESSSKALRGDSMEDVIFSGSETEKEMDKAEVILTFDNSDHEVSIPHDKFTISRVLYRGKGSNEYYINGEVARMKDIKEIAMQSGISKSSLAIISQGTISDVAEATPERRREFFEEAAGTNMYKVRKLEAQKKLEKTNEALVNITTLVDELDRQLKPLKKQAEKAKIFMDKNSQLKEVEVALLVHELNESTEIINNLKNEYGDVDSVIANLNDNLQTVESQLELVAQQRRELDKDIADFNKKISSLNEQINNLQVRSIQDRQQREWILSGKIQVSLTEKLDTIKDRLEELNAIIASYKQFENQANLQIQNLSEKNTEIHKKLFELNKNLSAQYDNRSKLNARLEQFKDIRDNKLTLTKGTKTIVENSSLFKGYKGIVSDLLEVPQEYTLAVETVLASALQNIVVDVPETAVSAVEFLKNNKAGRATFIPLSSIRPRNIREEHLIVAQTQEGFIGVLSNLIKTKKEFDTLRQFLLGNILITNNIDEANRLSKLLEKKYMIVTLDGDIIRVGGIITGGQSAQQSNTFELDKKIQELEDLIPQITSKINELTKTRDDLQFQKEQMTTNNRELSVQLSAIKQKQQEAVNEFDELKNQYETQTNKKVTLEENIDFSQTIETYISERDSTLAILNSKNQKLKEINISIDALIDQKSDINANYREAMSVREKYLVQQTKANSVIEQANKRLSEQYSLLYENAKELYYNPDIDYSSAKKIVQNLKIELKELGNVNIDSIEELTQTQQRYDKVSESQKELTDAKNIIEKAIEEMDKIIIEKITNTVELVNNEFKFVFNKMFGGGMAEIKYTDPNNLLETGLDIIAQPPGKSVKNLKLFSGGEKALIAISLLFSILKAKPLPLCILDEVEAALDEANVIRFAEFLHKLKQDTQFIVITHRQGTMERVDKLYGATMQNRGVTTFFSVELSKAKELIKDKITGANNG
- the rnc gene encoding ribonuclease III; this encodes MNNDFNQKLLDILHKFNINTNNLTNFHFFEISFTHSTFANEHRQYKSYELNEYLGDAILQFKVSEYLFLKYNNIDEGHATTLRSTLVKTENLAKISQKYDLFSLLKASMGAINQLQNSKKVYADLFESFIAAIYLSLGMKAVEQVLNKTIFADVEYYVNKENKDAKTLFQEFIQSNDLSVSYETKKHQDGFISTVIYNKTKYGVGLGKNKKEAEENAAQNALKNLNI
- the plsX gene encoding phosphate acyltransferase PlsX, with translation MKTIVVDTLNNENGSQNAIKAAYKWAFENPNYTLILFGNNNDLKQLNINLPHNIIFKHSPSVVTKTSNIRDVLKQPSSMLDAVEFTKQNDVDALLSSGDSGSLVTITTLKLKRLQGISRPAFMPLIPKQSGKQFLLLDVGANTETKTEYLIQWSKIATIFYKSLLNEQTPKLALLNIGTEEYKGPTIQQEAHQILKNSNNLFKYSGFIEPNNILKDDIDIVISDGYAGNILLKSMEGAYSTLFTLLKNAFMSSFITKIAALLLKKQLKIIKNKFDYKKIGAATIIGFDKIVAKAHGRSNEDAFYSALNQLKQIIEARTINKMQKYLAEIEDNNE
- a CDS encoding DAK2 domain-containing protein, whose protein sequence is MNGIQWKYAVISAANNLGNHKKTIDNLNVFPVPDGDTGTNMFATINVAKEFLETMPDNELENLSYASNLVAQQMLLGARGNSGVILSQIFRGFANAFKNLKSANTNNLIDAFNEATNIAYKAVLKPIEGTILTVIRETSQSLSTNVLASASVKDVFAKAFISSNDSVEKTPNLLPILKEVGVVDSGGFGLVKVIEGMSLYFQNQPVEIVDTDEYINRFINDTEVFEGEFGYCTEFIIDLNKPNKFDREYLVKKLEKLGSSIVVVHDNNFLKVHIHALKPGTVLNSVQTLGEFAKIKIENMTQQANNSKQNTSKLKEQQKTTDNKEDANNQIVNVNCGLITCNSGEGIINMVKSLGAHFIIEGGQTNNPSTADIVSAINKINAKTIFILPNNSNITLSAQQASQISGKKKNVVIIPTKTQVEGISALLNFNEDSSPEDNELNMKDAVKSIKSAEVTYAVKDTRINGVRIKKGQYLSLTKGKVLSTHTNQNDAAKALFDELIDDTSEIVTIYYGQDASEADAYELQEYIQVNFDVEVEINNGGQALYPYYIAIE